The following are from one region of the Jatrophihabitans telluris genome:
- a CDS encoding DUF1990 family protein, which produces MEATLLDAVREDELRRAALTYPEVGQTQGETLPSGYDWLERTATLTGTDFLAASQALLAWQVQLNAGVGVEASALHVVADAVVTLRLGIGPLRVGAPCRIVYVVDEPWRRGFAYGTLPGHPESGEELFLLQVAPTGGVTLTIRAFSRPSSRLAKLATPVARSMQRTVTGRYLRSLSR; this is translated from the coding sequence GTGGAGGCGACGCTGCTTGATGCTGTCCGGGAGGACGAACTCCGTCGAGCAGCTTTGACCTATCCAGAGGTGGGTCAGACTCAAGGCGAAACGCTTCCGTCGGGGTACGACTGGCTCGAGCGGACGGCGACGCTGACCGGTACGGATTTTCTCGCTGCATCACAGGCCCTTCTCGCCTGGCAGGTTCAACTCAACGCGGGCGTCGGTGTCGAAGCGTCAGCGCTGCACGTGGTTGCGGACGCCGTCGTGACCCTTCGGCTGGGGATTGGTCCGTTGCGCGTCGGAGCTCCGTGTCGCATCGTGTACGTGGTCGACGAGCCCTGGCGGCGCGGGTTCGCCTATGGGACGCTGCCGGGACACCCCGAGTCGGGCGAGGAATTGTTCCTGCTCCAGGTCGCGCCGACCGGGGGAGTCACTCTGACGATTCGCGCGTTCTCCAGGCCTTCGAGTCGGCTCGCCAAGCTGGCCACCCCGGTGGCTCGCAGTATGCAGAGGACTGTGACCGGCCGGTACCTGCGTTCCCTCAGCCGGTAG
- a CDS encoding VOC family protein has protein sequence MSPTIRSLVIPVTDLAAAKAVYTALLGAPHTDESYYVGYNVDGFEVSLNPSGDTAGPVAFADVDDLDAARESLLAAGATEQSAPRKVAPEARVCVLADGDGNPIGLRGR, from the coding sequence ATGAGCCCGACGATCCGCAGCCTGGTGATCCCGGTGACCGACCTGGCGGCCGCGAAGGCGGTCTATACGGCGCTGCTCGGCGCACCGCACACCGATGAGTCCTACTACGTCGGCTACAACGTCGACGGCTTCGAGGTCAGTTTGAATCCCTCGGGCGATACGGCCGGTCCGGTCGCCTTTGCCGACGTGGACGATCTTGACGCGGCTCGGGAAAGTCTGCTCGCCGCCGGCGCAACCGAACAGAGCGCCCCGCGCAAGGTTGCGCCCGAGGCACGGGTCTGCGTGCTCGCCGACGGCGACGGAAACCCGATCGGCCTGCGGGGTCGGTAG
- a CDS encoding FAD-binding oxidoreductase, with protein sequence MTMPATTVPDAAIDSFATGIAGTVHLPGSPGYDSLALPWNVAVPNRPIAVVEADSAEDVVATVRHANEHGLRVSVQATGHGAVEYEERGLQVNTSALRELTISASGAVRAGAGLVWKDVIDAAAPLGFAALAGSAPGVGVVGFLTGGGIGPVARTYGVSADYVTAFDVVTGDGLLRRASATENPALFWGLRGGKGALGIVTAVEFDLVPLVTMLGGCLYFDGADAATVLQRWAKWTATLPEQATSSVAVIRLPALPGVPEALAGRVAVAVRFAWVGDPDEGRRVLAEIESAGPIIFGGVDVMPYSAVGMIHSDPVDPMPTYEAGTLLNSLTGEAVDTIVNLAGPDADCPQIIVELRHLGGAISREQGGPSAVSHREAAYSFLTIGIAAPPVLDATRDHAAEALRALTPWSEGTCLPNFHACADPVEFARKYDTATLDRLATLTTAYDPSGVIAYGHIVRAAASIPR encoded by the coding sequence ATGACCATGCCCGCCACCACCGTCCCTGACGCCGCAATCGATTCCTTTGCCACCGGCATCGCGGGCACCGTGCACCTGCCCGGTTCCCCCGGGTACGACTCGCTGGCGTTGCCCTGGAACGTCGCGGTGCCCAACCGTCCGATCGCCGTCGTCGAAGCGGACTCGGCCGAGGATGTCGTCGCCACCGTGCGCCACGCGAACGAGCACGGGCTGCGCGTGAGCGTCCAGGCGACCGGCCACGGCGCGGTGGAATACGAAGAGCGTGGCCTGCAGGTCAACACCTCGGCGCTGCGCGAGCTCACGATCAGCGCGTCTGGTGCCGTGCGAGCCGGCGCCGGGCTGGTGTGGAAGGACGTCATCGACGCGGCCGCACCTCTGGGCTTCGCCGCCCTCGCCGGATCTGCGCCGGGTGTCGGCGTGGTCGGATTCCTCACCGGGGGCGGCATCGGCCCGGTGGCCCGCACCTACGGGGTGTCTGCCGACTACGTGACCGCCTTCGATGTGGTGACCGGCGACGGCCTGCTCCGCCGGGCCAGCGCGACCGAGAACCCGGCCCTGTTCTGGGGTCTGCGCGGAGGCAAAGGTGCGCTCGGCATCGTCACGGCGGTCGAGTTCGACCTCGTTCCCCTCGTGACGATGCTCGGCGGTTGCTTGTACTTCGACGGCGCCGATGCCGCGACGGTCTTACAGCGGTGGGCAAAGTGGACCGCCACCCTGCCCGAGCAGGCGACATCGTCGGTCGCGGTCATCCGGCTGCCCGCGCTGCCGGGGGTCCCCGAGGCGTTAGCAGGCAGGGTGGCCGTCGCCGTTCGCTTCGCCTGGGTCGGTGACCCGGACGAGGGCCGCCGCGTGCTCGCCGAGATCGAGTCGGCCGGACCGATCATCTTCGGCGGCGTCGACGTCATGCCGTACTCGGCCGTGGGGATGATCCACAGCGACCCCGTCGATCCGATGCCCACGTACGAGGCGGGCACGTTGCTGAACTCGCTGACTGGGGAGGCCGTCGACACGATCGTGAACCTGGCCGGCCCCGACGCCGACTGTCCGCAGATCATCGTCGAACTGCGCCACTTGGGCGGGGCGATCTCGCGGGAGCAAGGCGGACCGAGCGCCGTCAGCCATCGCGAGGCCGCCTACTCATTCCTGACGATCGGCATCGCGGCGCCGCCCGTCCTCGACGCAACCCGCGACCACGCGGCGGAGGCACTCAGAGCGCTGACGCCTTGGAGCGAGGGCACCTGCCTGCCGAACTTCCACGCCTGTGCTGACCCGGTCGAGTTCGCGCGCAAGTACGACACGGCAACTCTCGATCGACTGGCTACCCTCACCACGGCCTACGACCCGTCGGGCGTCATCGCCTACGGTCACATCGTCCGTGCGGCCGCCTCGATCCCGAGGTGA
- a CDS encoding BTAD domain-containing putative transcriptional regulator, giving the protein MRIRDVLRYHLLGPLAVERGGASLALGPPKQRALLAVLAQEAGAVVSTDRIVDSVWGDDHPASVQSSLHANVSRLRRLLRDDPSSPPPIVRRSGGYLLDVDRAEVDVALFLERANLAATAVGRGEWSAAVQAADGALGLWRGGYLDDLRDEEWVRVAAGPLNEYRAGARQNLVIGLLGTGDVAAALARSTVLLAEQDLVERATWLHMITLYRAGRTAEALETYRGFSARMDAELGLDAGPALRDLHGAILRQDPDIARWPGRDERIVVGIVEPEVPKPSAAIAPQMTSADAAPLVGRADETRGISEALTAARTNGARWVVISGPAGMGKTRLAEHAMDGWVADGGRVVRGQCPDLDEVPAGWPIRQLLRSLGAEADVRLEQAGFDVDVARFAVFEHAASVVRAQVAQRPLLIVVDDVHWGDRESLAFLTFLAETVTDPGLAVIVTTRHTRGRPELERLLGALARRPDSRQIGLSALSVGEVAHLVELVSGERPADDDAAGMATRTGGTPFYVIEYARLPGDQRRGEFIPAAVRTVLRQRFSRLPPDLLETVQAAAVLGEPMDVPMLAAVTGRNDIEVSDLLDDAADLDLLRGSPDSAAYGFAHALLREELAAGMAELRRARLHLRAAELLAGSDTLTDLLRRARHLLSAGRIADPQLAYRAFRAAAHAADERWMYDAAASWWQAAVDAYDRLSETDPDERDANISAQLRAMAWLGQGQAVLDVLDAALIEALRAGRTESVGRLAANLLRVSGSWPWPVYGSDPAPLMVTLSGLDGVLRDDPAARARVLAVTAIGRCYDPDPSVPDDLSRRAIELAEQTGDDAVLADALLGRALTYAGVASRSAESIELCDRLATLKHETAAADDVLRRNIATMALLNLGRTTECAEFVQIATVGADVLRLPINRVQLRWAEAALAQWQGDLPRAAELYERAELAHRRTELQQAGTFELAQLSLLWDQGRLDELPGPVPSNPMVSQWTRAAAAAATGSPEGDEALAVEVRRFEPEVWTSHGRWALLAHCVADRGLCELAPPLLAALAPVRDCVAAFGQCGVLGPVALAMARLSRLLGDLVTARNHLDRAFAVAQRSGGAAALVHCRLEAATWAVTDAQLTPELRAELVAIAHEADVRGMSGIARRARDLQ; this is encoded by the coding sequence GTGAGAATCCGGGACGTGTTGCGTTACCACCTCCTCGGACCGCTCGCGGTCGAGCGTGGTGGCGCGTCCCTTGCTCTCGGCCCGCCCAAGCAGCGCGCGTTGCTGGCGGTGCTCGCGCAGGAGGCCGGCGCCGTGGTGAGCACCGACCGCATCGTGGACTCGGTGTGGGGCGATGACCATCCGGCCAGCGTGCAGTCCAGCCTGCACGCCAACGTCTCGCGCCTGCGACGACTGCTGCGCGACGATCCGTCCTCGCCTCCGCCGATCGTGCGGCGGTCGGGCGGATACCTGCTCGATGTGGATCGGGCCGAGGTCGACGTCGCGCTCTTCCTCGAGCGGGCCAACCTCGCCGCAACCGCGGTCGGCCGCGGTGAATGGAGCGCCGCGGTCCAGGCGGCCGACGGCGCGCTCGGGCTGTGGCGCGGGGGGTACCTCGATGATCTCCGGGACGAGGAATGGGTGCGGGTGGCTGCCGGCCCGCTGAACGAATACCGGGCCGGCGCAAGGCAAAACCTCGTCATCGGACTGTTGGGGACGGGCGACGTCGCCGCGGCGCTGGCGCGATCGACGGTGCTGCTGGCCGAGCAAGACCTCGTCGAGCGCGCGACCTGGCTGCACATGATCACCCTGTACCGGGCGGGCCGCACGGCCGAGGCGCTCGAGACCTACCGCGGCTTCTCGGCTCGGATGGACGCGGAGTTGGGTCTGGACGCCGGTCCGGCCCTGCGCGATCTCCACGGCGCGATCCTGCGACAGGATCCAGATATCGCCCGCTGGCCTGGTCGTGACGAGCGCATCGTCGTCGGAATCGTCGAACCCGAGGTGCCGAAGCCCAGCGCCGCCATTGCACCGCAAATGACATCGGCCGACGCGGCGCCGCTGGTCGGACGCGCCGATGAGACTCGCGGTATCAGTGAAGCGCTGACCGCGGCTCGTACCAACGGAGCCCGCTGGGTCGTCATCAGCGGTCCGGCGGGAATGGGCAAGACACGCCTGGCCGAGCACGCCATGGACGGCTGGGTCGCCGACGGGGGGAGAGTCGTTCGTGGTCAGTGTCCGGATCTGGACGAGGTACCTGCGGGCTGGCCGATCCGGCAGCTGCTGCGGTCGCTGGGTGCCGAGGCCGACGTGCGGCTCGAGCAGGCAGGCTTCGACGTCGATGTGGCGCGGTTCGCCGTCTTCGAACACGCCGCTTCTGTCGTGCGAGCTCAGGTCGCGCAGCGACCGCTGCTGATCGTGGTCGATGACGTCCACTGGGGCGATCGCGAGTCGCTGGCGTTCCTGACGTTCCTCGCCGAGACCGTCACCGACCCGGGACTCGCCGTGATCGTGACGACTAGGCACACCCGGGGGCGTCCCGAACTCGAGCGGCTGCTGGGCGCACTGGCCCGCCGCCCGGACAGCCGGCAGATCGGCCTGTCCGCGCTGAGCGTCGGTGAGGTCGCCCATCTCGTCGAGTTGGTCAGTGGAGAGCGGCCGGCCGATGACGACGCCGCGGGGATGGCCACCCGCACCGGGGGAACTCCGTTCTACGTCATCGAGTACGCCCGGCTGCCCGGGGACCAGCGCCGGGGCGAGTTCATTCCGGCCGCGGTTCGTACGGTGCTGCGCCAGCGCTTCTCGCGGCTGCCGCCGGACCTGCTGGAGACGGTGCAGGCGGCCGCGGTCCTGGGCGAACCTATGGACGTGCCGATGCTCGCCGCGGTCACCGGCCGCAACGATATCGAGGTCTCAGACCTGCTCGACGATGCCGCCGACCTCGACCTGCTGCGAGGCTCTCCCGACAGCGCGGCCTACGGCTTCGCCCACGCTCTGTTGCGCGAGGAATTGGCCGCGGGTATGGCCGAGCTGCGCCGCGCCCGCCTGCACCTGCGTGCCGCCGAGCTGCTGGCCGGATCGGACACTTTGACGGACCTGCTGCGCCGGGCTAGACACCTCCTCTCGGCCGGCCGGATCGCCGATCCCCAGCTGGCATATCGGGCCTTCCGCGCGGCGGCCCACGCAGCGGACGAGCGCTGGATGTACGACGCCGCGGCGAGCTGGTGGCAGGCGGCAGTGGACGCCTATGACCGCCTGAGCGAAACCGACCCCGACGAGCGGGACGCGAACATCAGTGCGCAGCTGCGGGCGATGGCGTGGTTGGGCCAGGGTCAAGCGGTGCTCGACGTCCTGGACGCTGCGCTCATCGAGGCCCTGCGAGCCGGTCGTACCGAGTCCGTGGGCCGCCTTGCGGCCAACCTGTTGCGGGTGTCGGGATCGTGGCCGTGGCCGGTCTACGGCTCGGACCCGGCCCCGCTTATGGTCACGCTCAGCGGGCTGGACGGGGTGCTGCGCGATGACCCGGCAGCTCGCGCCCGCGTGCTCGCGGTCACCGCCATCGGTCGCTGCTACGACCCGGATCCGAGCGTGCCGGACGACCTGAGCCGGCGCGCGATCGAGCTGGCCGAGCAGACCGGCGACGACGCGGTACTCGCCGACGCGCTGCTGGGTCGGGCGTTGACCTACGCGGGTGTCGCCAGCCGCTCGGCGGAATCGATCGAGCTGTGCGATCGCCTGGCCACTCTGAAGCACGAGACCGCGGCGGCCGACGACGTGCTGCGGCGCAATATCGCCACGATGGCCCTGCTCAATCTGGGCCGAACCACCGAGTGCGCCGAGTTCGTGCAGATCGCGACCGTTGGTGCCGACGTTCTGCGCTTGCCGATCAACCGGGTGCAGCTGCGGTGGGCCGAGGCGGCGCTGGCTCAATGGCAGGGCGACCTGCCTCGTGCCGCCGAGTTGTACGAGCGGGCCGAACTGGCGCACCGGCGCACCGAGCTACAGCAGGCCGGCACCTTCGAACTGGCCCAGCTGTCGCTGCTGTGGGACCAGGGCCGTCTCGACGAGCTGCCCGGGCCGGTGCCGTCCAACCCGATGGTCTCGCAATGGACGAGGGCGGCGGCGGCCGCTGCGACCGGTTCACCGGAGGGTGACGAGGCGCTCGCGGTCGAGGTGCGTCGGTTCGAGCCGGAGGTCTGGACCTCGCACGGACGTTGGGCGTTGCTGGCGCACTGTGTCGCCGACCGTGGACTGTGTGAGCTGGCGCCGCCACTGCTCGCCGCGCTGGCGCCGGTGCGGGACTGCGTTGCGGCCTTCGGCCAGTGCGGTGTGCTCGGACCGGTCGCGCTGGCGATGGCCCGGCTCTCCCGACTGCTCGGTGACCTGGTCACCGCTCGCAATCATCTCGATCGGGCGTTCGCGGTCGCACAGCGCTCGGGCGGTGCCGCCGCCCTGGTCCACTGTCGGCTGGAGGCGGCGACCTGGGCCGTCACCGACGCCCAGTTGACGCCCGAACTGCGTGCCGAACTCGTCGCGATCGCCCACGAGGCCGACGTACGCGGCATGAGCGGCATCGCCCGCCGGGCCCGCGATCTCCAGTGA
- a CDS encoding amidohydrolase family protein: MTTDPRTLLIQGATVVSLDPLIGVVHGGDIVVRDGIIVAVGTAIDVPGAEVLDARGTIAIPGFVDSHVHAWEGQLRGLAPMADFGSYLGLTAFGHGPRYRPSDMYAGTFATALAALDVGITTMVDNAHNALTPAHSEAAIEGAVDAGIRVVHAVGAPFGADLDHVPAIAAQLRDRLSGPLVDVRLFDINPTPELWAFAKGAGMWVSSEIGPHTPGLEARFEHLQRAGLLTEQHALNHCYDLTERTWELIADSGACVNLCPRSDATFGLGSTIPPVRQALRYAAAIGLSNDNEVSYAVNMFAEMQTLILRDRAEQFRLAARGDSARPDALTPAQVLEFATLGGARNAGLSDRVGSLTPGKQADVVLVRADGVPTISAADPITLIVSLAHPGMVDTVLVSGRTRKRNGRLVGIDAEAARATISSSRDYLFDSATAGVRA; this comes from the coding sequence ATGACCACCGACCCCCGCACACTGCTGATTCAGGGCGCGACCGTCGTATCGCTCGACCCGCTCATCGGCGTCGTCCACGGCGGCGACATCGTCGTCCGGGACGGAATCATCGTCGCGGTAGGCACCGCTATCGACGTGCCCGGTGCCGAGGTACTGGATGCCCGCGGCACGATCGCGATCCCGGGCTTCGTCGATTCGCACGTCCACGCCTGGGAAGGGCAATTGCGCGGACTGGCCCCGATGGCTGACTTCGGTTCCTACCTCGGCCTCACCGCGTTCGGCCACGGGCCGCGTTACCGTCCCAGCGACATGTACGCAGGCACGTTCGCCACCGCGCTCGCCGCGCTGGACGTCGGTATCACGACCATGGTCGACAACGCGCACAACGCCCTTACGCCGGCGCATTCGGAGGCGGCGATCGAGGGCGCGGTCGATGCCGGAATCCGTGTCGTGCACGCAGTCGGCGCTCCATTCGGGGCGGACCTCGATCATGTGCCGGCCATTGCCGCCCAGTTGCGCGACCGCCTCAGCGGCCCGCTCGTGGACGTCCGACTGTTCGACATCAATCCGACCCCCGAGCTGTGGGCCTTCGCCAAGGGCGCCGGCATGTGGGTTTCGAGCGAGATCGGGCCGCACACTCCAGGACTCGAGGCACGCTTCGAGCACCTGCAGCGGGCTGGCTTGCTGACCGAGCAGCACGCTCTCAATCACTGTTACGACCTGACCGAGCGGACGTGGGAACTCATCGCCGACAGCGGTGCTTGCGTCAACCTGTGCCCGCGCTCGGACGCCACCTTCGGACTCGGCTCGACGATCCCACCGGTCCGGCAGGCCTTGCGTTATGCAGCCGCCATCGGTCTGAGCAACGACAACGAGGTCAGCTACGCGGTGAACATGTTCGCCGAGATGCAGACATTGATCCTCCGGGACCGCGCCGAGCAGTTCAGGCTGGCTGCCCGTGGTGACTCCGCCCGGCCGGATGCGTTGACGCCTGCACAGGTTCTCGAGTTCGCGACCCTCGGCGGGGCTCGGAATGCCGGCCTGTCCGACCGCGTGGGTTCGCTGACGCCGGGCAAGCAAGCAGATGTGGTCCTGGTCCGTGCTGACGGCGTGCCGACGATCTCCGCGGCCGATCCGATCACGCTGATCGTGAGCCTGGCCCACCCCGGCATGGTGGACACCGTCCTGGTTTCCGGCCGTACCCGCAAGCGCAACGGCCGCCTCGTCGGCATCGACGCCGAAGCTGCGAGGGCGACCATCTCGTCCTCGCGGGACTACCTCTTCGACTCGGCGACTGCTGGGGTCCGCGCGTGA
- a CDS encoding TIGR02611 family protein, translating into MSEHRAGLDSVVVGEPALGSRSEQAKALAPGTPRWLRPLRDAVHRLPAGRPIWKIAVAVIGGAVVALGIVLIPFPGPGWAVVFLGVAIWATEFVWARRLLGWGRLVLRRWTDWIRRQPLWGRALLAVAALACLAGVLYVSWILFF; encoded by the coding sequence GTGTCGGAACACAGGGCTGGGCTCGACAGCGTCGTCGTCGGCGAACCCGCCCTCGGGTCGCGGTCGGAGCAGGCCAAGGCGCTGGCGCCGGGAACGCCACGGTGGCTGCGCCCGCTGCGCGATGCCGTGCATCGGCTTCCCGCCGGGCGTCCCATCTGGAAGATCGCCGTGGCCGTCATCGGCGGCGCGGTGGTGGCCCTGGGCATCGTGCTGATCCCGTTTCCCGGGCCGGGTTGGGCGGTGGTGTTTCTAGGCGTCGCGATCTGGGCGACCGAGTTCGTCTGGGCGCGCCGGTTGCTCGGCTGGGGGCGGCTTGTCCTGCGTCGCTGGACGGACTGGATCAGACGTCAACCACTGTGGGGCCGGGCCCTGCTTGCCGTCGCCGCGCTCGCGTGCCTGGCTGGGGTGCTGTACGTGAGCTGGATCCTGTTCTTCTGA